One region of Flavobacterium sp. KACC 22763 genomic DNA includes:
- a CDS encoding ABC transporter permease, translating to MFKKDNWDEILQALTANPFRTILTAFGVFWGIFILVILLAAGNGLENGIKKGFDGIATNTMFMWSQTTSKAYKGLPKTRRYDFRNSDVTALKAALPDLLYVSPRNQLGDFNGTNNVVRGTKTSAFTIYGDYPELIKQQPMDIIKGRFVNQQDIEQRRKVCVIGKGVISELYGKEEEAVGTYIKINSINFMVVGVYKSKQQGGNAEQEQKNIFIPFTTFQQAFNYGDKVGWMALTAKDETSITDLKPKILEIIKSLHSINPTDERAVGNFDLYEQFNKVQSLFNILKVIAYFVGTLVLISGVIGISNIMLIVVKERTKEIGIRRALGATPGAIRSQILTESIFLTIISGMLGIAVATGIIAILNMALDSMPPDQNTMFANPTVDLGVVFVALIILVGSGLLAGFIPAQTAINVKPVDALRTE from the coding sequence ATGTTTAAAAAAGATAATTGGGACGAGATTTTACAGGCCTTAACCGCCAATCCTTTCAGGACTATCCTGACAGCTTTTGGTGTTTTTTGGGGTATTTTTATCTTGGTAATTTTACTTGCTGCGGGTAATGGTTTGGAAAATGGTATCAAAAAAGGTTTTGATGGAATTGCGACTAATACCATGTTTATGTGGAGTCAAACTACGTCTAAAGCTTATAAAGGTTTGCCAAAGACAAGACGTTATGATTTTAGAAATAGTGATGTAACGGCTTTAAAAGCAGCGCTTCCGGATTTATTATATGTTTCACCAAGAAATCAGTTAGGTGATTTTAACGGAACCAACAATGTTGTAAGAGGCACTAAAACTTCTGCATTTACTATTTACGGAGATTATCCAGAGCTGATTAAACAACAGCCGATGGATATCATTAAAGGAAGATTTGTAAACCAGCAGGATATTGAGCAAAGAAGAAAAGTCTGTGTAATTGGTAAAGGTGTAATCAGTGAACTTTACGGTAAAGAAGAGGAAGCTGTTGGAACCTATATTAAAATTAACAGCATCAACTTTATGGTTGTTGGGGTTTATAAATCTAAACAACAAGGAGGAAATGCAGAACAGGAACAAAAGAATATCTTTATTCCGTTTACAACTTTTCAGCAGGCCTTCAATTATGGAGACAAAGTGGGATGGATGGCACTTACGGCAAAAGATGAAACCTCTATAACCGATTTAAAGCCTAAAATTTTAGAGATTATAAAATCATTGCATTCTATAAATCCGACAGATGAGAGAGCGGTTGGAAATTTTGATTTGTATGAGCAATTTAATAAAGTGCAAAGCTTATTTAATATTTTAAAAGTAATTGCCTATTTCGTAGGAACATTAGTTTTGATTTCGGGCGTAATCGGAATTTCGAATATCATGCTGATTGTGGTTAAAGAACGCACAAAAGAAATCGGAATTAGAAGAGCTTTAGGCGCAACACCTGGAGCAATTAGAAGTCAAATATTAACTGAGTCTATATTTTTAACTATTATTTCGGGTATGCTTGGAATTGCTGTTGCTACAGGAATTATAGCAATTTTAAATATGGCATTAGACTCGATGCCTCCTGATCAAAATACTATGTTTGCCAATCCAACCGTAGATTTAGGAGTTGTATTTGTGGCTTTAATTATATTGGTCGGATCAGGTTTGCTTGCTGGATTTATCCCAGCCCAGACCGCAATCAATGTTAAGCCTGTAGATGCTTTAAGAACAGAATAA
- a CDS encoding efflux RND transporter periplasmic adaptor subunit: protein MKKGVTVTILIFIAVVFFGALYYLYAKNQESPIVFKTEKAEIKTIVKNTIATGNIQPDEEVLIKPNISGIIEEVYIKAGEKIKAGDMIAKIRVVANVSNVSNSQNQVQTAKIALDNQEKIYKRQKTLFEKDVISANDYDAALLAYNQAKQNYLAAKQGLDIVKTGTTSSLGNYANTLIRSTVNGMVLDVPVKVGNQVIESNNFNEGTTIASVADVGRMIFIGKIDESEVGKIKEKMPIEITIGAIENKKFDAVLNYIAPKGVTENGAIQFEIKAQMVNRDDTFIRAGLSANASIILEKAEKVLAIKESLVQFDKKTQKPYVEVETAPQKFERRDLVLGVSDGIYVQVKSGVNDTDKIKIWNQGLINEGDKEKK, encoded by the coding sequence ATGAAAAAAGGAGTAACCGTAACCATTTTAATATTTATCGCAGTTGTTTTTTTTGGCGCGCTGTACTATTTGTATGCTAAAAACCAAGAATCGCCGATTGTATTTAAAACGGAAAAAGCAGAAATCAAGACTATCGTAAAAAATACTATTGCGACAGGTAATATTCAGCCTGATGAAGAGGTTCTAATCAAACCAAATATCTCAGGTATTATTGAAGAAGTGTACATCAAAGCGGGTGAAAAAATCAAAGCTGGTGATATGATTGCTAAAATTAGAGTTGTAGCAAACGTTTCGAATGTAAGCAATTCTCAAAATCAAGTACAGACGGCTAAAATAGCATTAGATAATCAGGAAAAAATCTATAAAAGACAGAAAACATTATTTGAGAAAGATGTAATTTCTGCAAATGATTATGACGCTGCATTGTTAGCTTACAATCAGGCAAAACAAAACTATTTAGCGGCAAAACAAGGTTTAGATATCGTTAAAACAGGAACAACTTCATCTTTGGGGAATTATGCCAACACGTTAATTCGTTCTACAGTTAACGGAATGGTATTAGATGTTCCAGTAAAAGTAGGTAACCAAGTTATCGAAAGTAATAACTTCAACGAAGGAACTACAATTGCAAGTGTTGCCGATGTTGGAAGAATGATTTTTATTGGAAAAATCGATGAGTCTGAGGTTGGAAAAATTAAAGAAAAAATGCCAATTGAGATTACAATTGGTGCGATAGAAAATAAAAAGTTTGATGCCGTTTTAAATTATATTGCTCCAAAAGGAGTTACAGAAAATGGAGCAATCCAATTTGAAATCAAAGCACAAATGGTTAATAGAGATGATACTTTTATTAGAGCTGGTTTAAGTGCTAATGCTTCAATTATTTTAGAAAAAGCAGAGAAGGTTTTGGCAATTAAAGAGTCTTTAGTTCAATTTGACAAAAAAACACAAAAGCCTTATGTAGAAGTTGAAACTGCTCCACAGAAATTTGAAAGAAGAGATTTGGTTCTTGGAGTAAGCGACGGAATCTACGTTCAAGTTAAAAGCGGTGTAAATGATACTGATAAAATTAAAATCTGGAATCAGGGCCTAATTAACGAAGGAGACAAAGAAAAAAAATAA
- a CDS encoding TolC family protein codes for MKINKYNSLVIALLFGFGLTGQAQTKKWTLEECVRYALENNITVKLSELDVKNAEIDKRGALGNYLPSVNGNASHSWNIGLNQDVTTGILRNQTTQYSSIGLNAGVDIYKGLQNQNTMRKAKLSIIASHYQLLKMQEDISLNVASAFLQILSNKEDLKVKKEQLAIDEKRYARSEEMVNAGTIPRGDLFDLKATVATDKQNIAVSENNLLISKLSLAQLLQLKEFADFDVVDDTKVADENNILAQTPTEIYNKAKETRTELKLAQTNLEIAEKNVSIAKGAYQPTLSGFYGFNTRASYSDQVKLDAAGNPYTVGPDPIFQQFSDNKGHNFGLQLNVPIFNGFSVKNNVERNKVSLEKSKIDLEQKSLDLQRNVYTAFTDARGALNTYESSTVTLEARQQAYNYAKEKYDVGLMNSFDFTQAQTLLTNAQSDVIRTKYDYMFKIKILEFYFGIPIVPIITK; via the coding sequence ATGAAAATAAATAAATATAATAGTCTGGTTATAGCATTGTTATTCGGTTTCGGATTAACTGGGCAGGCGCAAACTAAGAAATGGACATTAGAAGAGTGTGTGAGATATGCACTCGAAAATAATATCACAGTAAAACTATCTGAATTAGACGTAAAAAATGCTGAAATAGATAAAAGAGGAGCCTTAGGCAATTATCTTCCATCAGTAAATGGAAATGCTTCTCACTCTTGGAATATCGGTTTGAATCAGGATGTTACAACAGGTATTTTGCGTAATCAAACTACACAATATTCTTCGATTGGGCTAAATGCAGGAGTTGATATCTACAAAGGTCTGCAGAATCAAAACACGATGAGAAAGGCAAAATTAAGTATTATTGCCTCACATTATCAGCTGCTAAAAATGCAGGAAGATATTTCTTTAAATGTGGCAAGTGCATTTTTGCAGATTTTATCTAACAAAGAAGATTTGAAAGTTAAAAAAGAACAGTTGGCAATTGATGAGAAAAGATATGCACGTTCTGAAGAAATGGTAAATGCAGGAACTATTCCGCGTGGAGATTTGTTCGATTTGAAAGCTACTGTAGCAACCGATAAACAAAACATAGCCGTTTCTGAAAACAATTTATTAATTTCTAAATTGAGTTTAGCTCAGCTTTTACAGTTAAAAGAATTCGCAGATTTTGATGTAGTTGACGACACCAAAGTAGCAGATGAAAATAATATTCTAGCTCAAACTCCAACTGAAATCTACAATAAAGCGAAAGAAACTAGAACAGAGTTAAAATTAGCACAGACAAATCTTGAAATCGCTGAGAAAAATGTTTCTATTGCTAAAGGAGCTTATCAGCCAACACTTTCAGGTTTCTATGGATTTAATACCAGAGCAAGTTATAGTGATCAAGTTAAATTGGATGCAGCTGGTAATCCATATACTGTAGGGCCAGATCCTATCTTTCAACAGTTTAGTGATAATAAAGGTCATAATTTTGGTTTGCAGTTAAATGTTCCAATTTTTAATGGTTTCTCAGTTAAGAACAATGTAGAGCGTAATAAAGTAAGTTTAGAGAAATCTAAAATAGATTTAGAACAAAAAAGTTTAGATTTGCAACGTAACGTTTATACGGCATTTACCGATGCAAGAGGAGCTTTAAATACTTACGAATCGTCTACTGTAACTTTAGAAGCAAGACAGCAGGCTTACAATTACGCAAAAGAAAAATATGATGTAGGTTTAATGAACTCATTTGATTTCACACAAGCACAAACCTTATTGACTAATGCGCAATCTGATGTTATCAGAACAAAATACGATTACATGTTCAAAATTAAAATATTAGAGTTTTATTTCGGAATTCCAATTGTTCCAATTATTACAAAATAA